A window from Nothobranchius furzeri strain GRZ-AD chromosome 17, NfurGRZ-RIMD1, whole genome shotgun sequence encodes these proteins:
- the LOC139063688 gene encoding uncharacterized protein: MASPTTAMQTTPSSMSFPPDDHTVSARISNCLSDISKWMKSHHLQLNLSKTELLVIPAKPSIQHNISIQNDFLSLAPSKAVRNLGVVIDEHLTFKDHVASVARSCRFALYNIRKIRPYLTQHATQLLVQSTVISRLHYGNALLTGLPGCTVRPLQMVQNAAARLVFNQPKRAHVTPLFIELHWLPLAACIKFKLLTLAPCFRSFLNTETVLFTC; the protein is encoded by the coding sequence atggcttctcctaccactgctatgcagacgacacccagctctatgtcatttccaccagacgaccacactgtctctgcacgaatatcaaactgtctctctgacatatcaaaatggatgaaatcccaccatctccaactcaacctctctaaaactgaactacttgtcatcccagcaaaaccatccatacagcacaatatctcaatccagaatgacttcctatctctggctccttcaaaggcagttcgaaatctgggtgttgtgattgatgaacacctgacctttaaagatcatgttgcctctgttgctcgttcatgccgctttgcgctgtataacatacgaaagatcagaccatacctaacacaacatgccacccagctcctggtgcaatctactgtcatctcccgcctccattacggcaatgcccttctaactggtcttccaggctgtactgtgagacctcttcaaatggtccagaacgcagcggcgcgtctggtcttcaatcagcctaaaagagcacacgtcacccctctgttcattgagctccactggctaccgctagcagcatgcatcaaattcaaactgctaacactagccccatgctttcgttcttttttaaacacagaaacagttttgtttacctgttag